A genomic region of Micromonospora sp. NBC_01796 contains the following coding sequences:
- a CDS encoding TetR/AcrR family transcriptional regulator, with translation MAYNSAATRKRLLDAAFEEFSERGLAGARVDRIAAVASANKQAIYAYFGSKDGLFDAMLEDRLGSLADAVPFLPDDLPRYAGTLFDHLVVNPELVRLNQWKFLERADVSTAEADSYRDKAQALLTAGQARGTDETTAVDLLLLVMNLTFVWTTIAPTVRAIGGADEAERLRRHRAAVVASASAITSALTTSPVATDDQ, from the coding sequence GTGGCGTACAACTCGGCGGCGACCCGCAAGCGACTGCTCGACGCGGCTTTCGAGGAGTTCTCCGAGCGTGGGCTGGCCGGGGCGCGGGTCGACCGGATCGCCGCCGTCGCCTCCGCCAACAAGCAGGCGATCTACGCCTACTTCGGCTCCAAGGACGGTCTCTTCGACGCGATGCTCGAAGACCGGCTCGGCTCGCTGGCCGACGCGGTCCCGTTCCTCCCCGACGACCTGCCCCGGTACGCCGGAACGCTGTTCGACCACCTCGTCGTGAACCCGGAACTCGTTCGCCTGAACCAGTGGAAGTTCCTGGAGCGTGCCGACGTGTCGACGGCCGAGGCCGACTCGTACCGGGACAAGGCGCAGGCGCTGCTCACCGCCGGGCAGGCGCGGGGGACCGACGAGACGACCGCGGTCGACCTGCTCCTGCTCGTCATGAACCTCACCTTCGTCTGGACCACCATCGCCCCCACCGTCCGCGCAATCGGCGGGGCCGACGAGGCGGAACGCCTGCGCCGCCACCGGGCCGCCGTGGTCGCCAGCGCCTCCGCCATCACCTCGGCACTGACCACCTCACCGGTGGCAACCGACGACCAGTAG
- a CDS encoding ABC transporter permease — protein MRATVLRTQLSGVARRPSRLLLTGLAVLVASFVVFAAVLAQQITSRTVEATAASTPAATDLVVGDPEGTPVGVDVLRKLRELPGVAEAAGRLNSGLALGESGSGYLGLHADPGTGPLALTRIVEGSYPDAANEIAVTPRTAERMGLTVGTVTTTASGTPTGPVKLTVTGVVETDSDGGQDAYAPDLLATALGGTDLLGQVDLRLAPGTSPAAVRTQVEGILAAVAEPERPVVRTGAQARTAEAKMAVARLSVVFSLVGMFISIAVAAAALVATSTFRIVFAQRMRQLALLRAIGASRGRLAGALAVEGALTGLVAGTVGVTIALALGHALPAVLRAFDLTVSSPGFPLAAALAVIAGATIVTLVAVLAPAFGAARVAPLEALRAASTTSGRRDIGVLRLVGGLLLAAGAALLAGLVVTRLPGPEPENYNPEMPLLMIVVSGTLAFFALVTLGPVLVRPVLWLVGWPLRRLGPVGRLAVGGIGGAPRRAAAVSVVVALGVTLIAGVLVGGESMRVLGERELAVSAPADFEVTAAAGTTLPAGVVEAARGRGEIRNLTPYRRLDGLVLSRTGDPAPVGGGGELLDATDLVLSGLPEVRKLDVRSGRVADLGPGRVVLAGYVTWDTGLRAGDAITLTREQRKIDVRVAAVLPGATPLMSGVVLDPADLDRLGAPAGYAGLLADAARSGEDGRTAAQKALRQVTEGSTGLGLTVLADKRDEINGLVDTLLGIAVGLVGLTVLIAVVGVGATTALSVVERVRESGLLRAVGLSRGGLRFMLTTEASLYGLIGATLGLLLGVPYAWLSIEALGANAPLRFPALPLAALFLALVALTAVAGLLPARRASRVSPVTALGTDT, from the coding sequence ATGAGGGCCACCGTGCTGCGTACCCAGCTCAGCGGGGTCGCCCGCCGCCCGAGCAGGCTGCTGCTGACCGGGCTGGCCGTACTGGTCGCGTCGTTTGTCGTGTTCGCCGCCGTACTGGCCCAGCAGATCACCTCGCGTACCGTGGAGGCCACCGCCGCCAGCACCCCGGCCGCGACCGACCTCGTGGTCGGCGACCCGGAGGGAACCCCGGTCGGTGTCGACGTGCTCCGCAAACTCCGGGAACTGCCCGGTGTGGCCGAGGCCGCCGGCCGGCTGAACAGCGGACTCGCCCTGGGTGAGTCGGGCAGCGGCTACCTCGGGCTGCACGCCGATCCGGGCACCGGTCCACTCGCGCTGACCCGGATCGTCGAGGGCAGCTACCCGGACGCGGCCAACGAGATCGCGGTCACCCCGCGTACCGCCGAGCGGATGGGGCTGACCGTCGGCACGGTCACCACCACCGCCAGCGGGACACCGACCGGCCCGGTCAAACTGACCGTCACCGGTGTGGTCGAGACCGACAGCGACGGCGGTCAGGACGCGTACGCCCCGGACCTGCTCGCGACCGCGCTCGGCGGTACGGACCTGCTCGGCCAGGTCGACCTGCGCCTCGCCCCCGGCACCTCACCGGCGGCGGTACGCACCCAGGTCGAGGGCATCCTCGCCGCTGTGGCAGAACCGGAGCGCCCGGTGGTGCGTACCGGTGCCCAGGCCCGGACCGCCGAGGCCAAGATGGCGGTGGCCCGGCTCAGCGTGGTCTTCTCCCTGGTCGGCATGTTCATCTCGATCGCCGTGGCCGCCGCCGCCCTGGTCGCGACCTCGACCTTCCGGATCGTCTTCGCCCAGCGGATGCGGCAACTCGCCCTGCTCCGCGCGATCGGGGCCAGCCGGGGCCGGCTCGCCGGGGCGCTCGCCGTCGAGGGCGCACTCACCGGACTCGTCGCCGGTACGGTCGGCGTCACCATCGCCCTCGCCCTCGGCCACGCCCTGCCGGCGGTCCTGCGGGCCTTCGACCTGACCGTGTCGTCGCCGGGCTTCCCGCTGGCCGCCGCGCTCGCGGTGATCGCCGGGGCGACCATCGTCACCCTGGTCGCGGTCCTGGCACCGGCGTTCGGCGCCGCACGGGTCGCCCCGCTGGAGGCCCTGCGGGCCGCGAGCACCACCTCCGGTCGGCGCGACATCGGCGTGCTCCGGCTGGTGGGCGGCCTGTTGCTGGCCGCCGGGGCGGCGCTGCTGGCCGGGCTGGTGGTGACCCGGCTACCCGGCCCGGAGCCGGAGAACTACAACCCGGAAATGCCCCTGCTCATGATCGTCGTCTCCGGCACGCTGGCCTTCTTTGCCCTGGTCACCCTCGGCCCGGTACTCGTCCGGCCGGTGCTGTGGCTGGTCGGCTGGCCGCTGCGCCGGCTCGGTCCGGTCGGGCGGCTGGCGGTCGGCGGCATCGGGGGAGCACCCCGGCGGGCCGCCGCGGTCTCGGTGGTCGTCGCGCTCGGCGTGACCCTGATCGCCGGGGTCCTGGTCGGCGGGGAGTCCATGCGGGTGCTCGGCGAACGGGAACTGGCCGTCAGCGCACCCGCCGACTTCGAGGTGACGGCCGCAGCCGGTACGACCCTGCCGGCCGGAGTGGTCGAGGCGGCACGCGGGCGCGGCGAGATCAGGAACCTGACGCCGTACCGTCGGCTGGACGGGTTGGTGCTGAGCCGTACCGGCGATCCGGCACCGGTCGGCGGTGGCGGGGAGCTGCTCGACGCCACCGACCTCGTCCTGAGCGGGCTGCCGGAGGTGCGCAAACTCGACGTACGGTCGGGTCGGGTCGCCGACCTCGGACCCGGCCGGGTGGTGCTCGCCGGCTACGTCACCTGGGACACCGGCCTGCGCGCCGGTGACGCGATCACCCTGACCCGCGAACAGCGGAAAATCGACGTACGGGTCGCGGCCGTCCTGCCCGGCGCCACCCCGCTGATGTCCGGTGTGGTGCTCGACCCGGCCGACCTCGACCGGCTCGGTGCCCCGGCCGGCTACGCCGGGCTGCTCGCCGACGCGGCACGCTCGGGCGAGGACGGCCGGACCGCAGCCCAGAAGGCGCTGCGACAGGTGACCGAGGGCAGCACCGGGCTCGGCCTGACCGTGCTCGCCGACAAGCGCGACGAGATCAACGGGCTGGTCGACACGTTGCTCGGCATCGCGGTCGGGCTGGTCGGACTGACCGTGCTCATCGCCGTTGTCGGTGTCGGCGCCACCACCGCCCTCTCCGTGGTCGAGCGGGTACGCGAGTCCGGCCTGCTCCGCGCGGTGGGACTGTCCAGGGGCGGGCTGCGTTTCATGCTCACCACCGAGGCGAGCCTCTACGGCCTGATCGGCGCCACGCTCGGTCTCCTGCTCGGCGTCCCGTACGCCTGGCTCTCGATCGAAGCCCTCGGCGCCAACGCCCCGCTGCGTTTCCCCGCCCTACCCCTGGCCGCCCTCTTCCTGGCCCTGGTAGCCCTGACCGCCGTAGCCGGCCTACTCCCGGCCCGCCGCGCCTCCCGAGTAAGCCCCGTAACCGCCCTCGGCACCGACACCTAA
- a CDS encoding ferredoxin, with amino-acid sequence MSRATVPPVATFGPPRLTAGFSEYGRLDLLAHEDVHGELEWLSVDGLIKLAEEMQLKGKGGAGFPFARKVRAVLDSARKQALAPVVVVNATEGEPASWKDKVLLTRAPHLILDGAAMVAYALDADEIVIGVADDGIGEASLAAALAERQMPVPTGIVTVPHRFISGEGGALVKGINGEAHIPPGVKKRASDSGVAGMPTLLSNAETYAQLAIAARLGPYEYAAVGTDDEPGTVLLTVTGAAARPAVVECPAGTPLADILRLCEVPEGPGVLTGGYHGRWITAEAAAKAVISRKGFAAVNGTLGAGIMIPLGQDTCPLGEVAQVVQYLAGESAGQCGPCRLGLPDLARSVDLIVAGTAAADVVRAAAGAVRGRGACSHPDGTSRFATSAMEVFAEDLAAHATRDGCGRRVKGVLGLPASPETVSSSRLTVDWSRCDGHGLCAHVVPEFIRLDGNGFPSFPPTPVPTWLEAGARKAVRMCPALALRLTDPK; translated from the coding sequence GTGAGCAGGGCCACCGTGCCCCCGGTCGCCACCTTCGGCCCGCCCCGACTGACCGCCGGCTTCAGCGAGTACGGCCGGTTGGACCTGCTCGCCCACGAGGACGTACACGGTGAGCTGGAGTGGTTGTCGGTCGACGGGCTGATCAAGCTCGCCGAGGAGATGCAGCTCAAGGGGAAGGGCGGTGCGGGTTTCCCGTTCGCCCGCAAGGTCCGGGCCGTACTCGACTCGGCCCGCAAGCAGGCCCTGGCCCCGGTCGTGGTGGTCAACGCCACCGAGGGTGAGCCGGCGAGCTGGAAGGACAAGGTCCTGCTCACCAGGGCCCCGCACCTGATCCTGGACGGGGCGGCGATGGTCGCGTACGCCCTGGACGCGGACGAGATCGTGATCGGGGTCGCCGACGACGGGATCGGGGAGGCGTCGCTGGCCGCCGCCCTGGCCGAACGGCAGATGCCGGTGCCGACCGGGATCGTCACCGTCCCGCACCGGTTCATCTCCGGCGAGGGCGGCGCGCTGGTCAAGGGGATCAACGGCGAGGCGCACATCCCGCCCGGGGTGAAGAAGCGGGCCAGTGACTCGGGTGTCGCCGGCATGCCGACCCTGCTGTCCAACGCGGAGACGTACGCCCAGCTCGCCATCGCCGCCCGGCTCGGACCGTACGAGTATGCCGCGGTCGGGACCGACGACGAGCCCGGCACCGTGCTGCTCACGGTGACCGGCGCGGCGGCCCGGCCCGCGGTGGTGGAATGCCCCGCCGGTACGCCGCTCGCCGACATCCTCCGGCTCTGCGAGGTGCCCGAGGGGCCGGGTGTGCTGACCGGCGGTTACCACGGCCGGTGGATCACCGCCGAGGCGGCGGCCAAGGCGGTCATCTCCCGCAAGGGGTTCGCCGCGGTCAACGGCACCCTCGGCGCCGGCATCATGATCCCGCTCGGCCAGGACACCTGTCCGCTCGGCGAGGTCGCCCAGGTGGTCCAGTACCTCGCCGGTGAGTCCGCCGGCCAGTGTGGACCGTGCCGGCTCGGCCTGCCGGACCTGGCCCGGTCGGTGGACCTGATCGTCGCCGGCACCGCCGCCGCCGACGTCGTCCGGGCCGCCGCCGGTGCGGTACGCGGACGCGGCGCGTGCAGCCACCCGGACGGCACCTCCCGGTTCGCCACCTCCGCGATGGAGGTCTTCGCCGAGGATCTCGCCGCCCACGCCACCCGGGACGGGTGCGGCCGGCGGGTGAAGGGCGTGCTGGGGCTGCCCGCGAGTCCGGAGACGGTGTCGTCCAGCCGGCTGACGGTGGACTGGTCCCGGTGCGACGGGCACGGGCTCTGCGCCCACGTGGTGCCGGAGTTCATCCGGCTGGACGGCAACGGGTTCCCGTCGTTCCCGCCCACGCCGGTGCCGACCTGGCTCGAAGCCGGTGCCCGCAAGGCGGTACGGATGTGTCCCGCGCTCGCGTTGCGGCTGACCGACCCGAAGTAG
- a CDS encoding SDR family NAD(P)-dependent oxidoreductase: MSRITTPFDARSTASEVIEGVNLTGKRAVVTGGASGIGLETALALATAGAQVTLAVRNTEAGERAAADLRTATGRDDVRVARLDLTDRATIDRFTADWTGPLDILVNNAGVMALPELARTPEGWEAQFAANHLGHAALTLGLHGALAAAPAARVVVVSSAAHLMSPVVFEDIHYTARPYDGWSAYGQSKTAMVLFTVALAEQWAADGITVNALHPGGIVTNLQRHLDDAQLRFVGAVDEQGNRLEVPPGWKTPQQGAATSVLLAASPYIEGVTGHYFEDNNEAIPAPDPAGMVGVAPYAVDPTLANHLWKETLHLLGH; encoded by the coding sequence ATGTCCCGTATCACCACACCCTTCGACGCCCGGTCGACCGCCTCCGAGGTGATCGAAGGCGTCAACCTGACCGGCAAGCGTGCCGTCGTCACCGGTGGCGCCTCCGGCATCGGCCTGGAAACCGCCCTCGCCCTCGCCACCGCCGGTGCCCAGGTGACCCTGGCCGTACGCAACACCGAGGCGGGCGAACGCGCCGCCGCCGACCTGCGTACGGCCACCGGACGCGACGACGTACGGGTAGCCCGGCTCGACCTGACCGACCGCGCCACCATCGACAGGTTCACCGCCGACTGGACCGGCCCGCTGGACATCCTGGTCAACAACGCCGGGGTGATGGCCCTGCCGGAGCTGGCCAGGACCCCGGAGGGCTGGGAGGCGCAGTTCGCCGCCAACCACCTCGGTCACGCCGCCCTGACCCTGGGCCTGCACGGTGCCCTCGCCGCCGCACCGGCCGCCCGGGTCGTCGTGGTCAGCTCGGCGGCGCACCTGATGTCCCCGGTCGTCTTCGAGGACATCCACTACACCGCCCGGCCCTACGACGGCTGGTCCGCGTACGGCCAGTCGAAGACGGCGATGGTCCTGTTCACCGTCGCCCTGGCCGAGCAGTGGGCCGCCGACGGGATCACCGTCAACGCACTCCACCCCGGCGGGATCGTCACCAACCTCCAGCGCCACCTGGACGACGCGCAGTTGCGCTTCGTCGGCGCGGTCGACGAGCAGGGCAACCGCCTGGAGGTCCCGCCGGGCTGGAAGACCCCGCAACAGGGCGCCGCCACCTCGGTCCTGCTCGCCGCCTCCCCGTACATCGAGGGCGTCACCGGCCACTACTTCGAGGACAACAACGAGGCCATCCCCGCCCCCGACCCGGCCGGCATGGTCGGCGTAGCCCCGTACGCCGTCGACCCCACCCTCGCCAACCACCTCTGGAAAGAAACCCTCCACCTCCTCGGCCACTAA
- a CDS encoding DNA polymerase III subunit beta family protein, with the protein MRSIGEMARASGLTVSALRFYDGAGILVPAVVDPETGYRWYAQHQLEPARLVARLRRVNLPLAEIGLVLRHWSEPVVVRRLLDGHLRRLEAGLTDARRELSRVHALLDHEENLMTGSTHLTLTRAGLAAGLDAVRFAVGDDPELPVLGSVLFEIEESVLHLVATDRYRLAVAVAPVSVVDGPGRRVLAPVAFVDQARSLLAGARSGTDEPVTVVLGGSEVGIRAGGLTVQGEPLDYDFPDYRRLLGDRLGGDRGVRVTVDVPALRAALTAANTTTVVREYDGVPCEVAMLAVGADGSLAVLDPDRSPAEPSGSGAPAGVDGPSGSIGVNREFLLEALDAGGRGQLVLDLDGPIRPLLLRQPDDERSFSLLMPIRR; encoded by the coding sequence ATGCGCAGCATCGGGGAGATGGCCCGGGCCAGCGGCCTGACCGTCAGCGCCCTGCGGTTCTACGACGGCGCCGGCATCCTGGTGCCCGCCGTGGTCGACCCGGAGACCGGCTACCGCTGGTACGCCCAACACCAGCTCGAACCCGCCCGCCTGGTGGCCCGCCTGCGCCGGGTCAACCTGCCGCTGGCCGAGATCGGCCTGGTGCTCCGGCACTGGTCCGAGCCGGTGGTCGTACGCCGGCTGCTGGACGGGCACCTGCGCCGACTGGAAGCCGGTCTCACCGATGCCCGCCGTGAACTCTCCCGGGTCCATGCCCTGCTCGACCACGAGGAGAACCTGATGACCGGATCCACCCACCTGACCCTCACCCGCGCCGGGCTGGCCGCCGGGCTCGACGCGGTCCGGTTCGCCGTCGGCGACGACCCCGAGTTGCCCGTACTCGGGTCGGTGCTGTTCGAGATCGAGGAGTCGGTGCTGCACCTGGTGGCCACCGACAGGTACCGGCTCGCGGTCGCCGTGGCGCCGGTGAGCGTGGTCGACGGGCCGGGCCGCCGGGTCCTCGCCCCGGTCGCCTTCGTCGACCAGGCCCGGAGCCTGCTGGCCGGGGCGCGCTCCGGCACCGACGAACCGGTGACGGTGGTGCTCGGCGGCTCCGAGGTCGGTATCCGGGCCGGCGGGCTGACCGTGCAGGGCGAACCGCTCGACTACGACTTCCCGGACTACCGGCGACTGCTCGGCGACCGGCTCGGCGGGGACCGGGGAGTCAGGGTGACCGTGGACGTACCGGCCCTGCGTGCGGCGCTCACCGCCGCGAACACCACCACCGTGGTACGCGAGTACGACGGCGTCCCGTGCGAGGTGGCGATGCTGGCGGTGGGCGCCGACGGGTCGCTGGCGGTGCTGGATCCGGACCGGTCGCCGGCCGAACCGTCGGGCTCGGGCGCACCGGCGGGGGTGGACGGCCCGTCCGGGTCGATCGGGGTGAACCGGGAGTTCCTGCTGGAGGCGCTGGACGCGGGTGGCCGGGGGCAACTCGTACTCGACCTGGACGGGCCGATCCGGCCGCTGCTGCTGCGGCAGCCGGACGACGAGCGTTCGTTCTCGCTCCTGATGCCGATCCGCCGCTGA
- a CDS encoding L,D-transpeptidase has product MVDYDAAPGGFPADPDPMSTVRLGEGLRPTARVGAYDAPGGRPRAFLAPMLAGVPLTVPIVERRSGWAAVLLPSANRTVAWVPPGNWTTVALRDLLVVERKTYKLTWLRDDKPVQTWRTTLGTRETPTPLGRTFLLGRSSLIGRVYADTDVFALGAVPDDPDAVPAGLRGAHIGLHTWYNDDDLGTNVTDGCIRITRSGQRKLLDELDPGTTLVVVDKLPAATPGPLTTQ; this is encoded by the coding sequence GTGGTCGACTACGATGCGGCACCCGGCGGTTTCCCGGCGGACCCGGATCCGATGTCGACCGTACGGCTGGGTGAGGGGCTGCGCCCGACCGCCAGGGTCGGCGCGTACGACGCACCCGGTGGCCGACCCCGGGCCTTCCTCGCACCGATGCTCGCCGGGGTGCCGTTGACCGTGCCCATCGTGGAACGCCGGTCCGGCTGGGCCGCCGTCCTGCTCCCCTCGGCGAACCGGACCGTGGCGTGGGTGCCGCCCGGCAACTGGACCACCGTCGCACTGCGCGACCTGCTCGTCGTGGAACGGAAGACGTACAAGCTGACCTGGCTGCGCGACGACAAGCCGGTCCAGACCTGGCGCACCACCCTCGGCACCCGTGAAACCCCGACCCCGCTGGGGCGTACGTTCCTGCTCGGCCGCTCCAGCCTGATCGGCCGCGTCTACGCGGACACCGACGTGTTCGCCCTCGGCGCGGTCCCGGACGACCCGGACGCGGTGCCGGCCGGCCTGCGCGGCGCCCACATCGGACTGCACACCTGGTACAACGACGACGACCTGGGCACCAACGTCACCGACGGTTGCATCCGGATCACCCGCAGCGGGCAGCGCAAACTGCTCGACGAACTCGATCCCGGCACCACCCTCGTGGTGGTGGACAAGCTTCCGGCCGCGACGCCCGGCCCCCTCACCACGCAGTAG
- a CDS encoding RNA polymerase sigma factor has product MGGNGGRDEAWHDALHRRFWPDVVRMLARALGGNEGEAEDLAQQTFMTAWDRRSYVPDEPRAWLFATANNHLRNHRRWSRRHPMALVEMEVMEVVAGAAEGEESATVCDRLDLGRVWGQLKPAEREVLQLAYLDGLDTAEIAHALGLWQATVRKRRSRALSRLRGWMVGTADPMLTGAGRRGAGESNDG; this is encoded by the coding sequence GTGGGCGGCAACGGCGGCCGGGACGAGGCGTGGCACGACGCACTGCACCGGCGATTCTGGCCGGACGTGGTCCGGATGCTGGCGCGTGCGTTGGGCGGTAACGAAGGCGAGGCGGAAGACCTGGCACAGCAGACCTTCATGACCGCTTGGGACCGGCGGTCGTACGTACCGGACGAACCGAGGGCCTGGCTGTTCGCCACCGCGAACAACCACCTGCGCAACCACCGGCGGTGGAGCCGTCGGCACCCGATGGCGCTGGTCGAGATGGAGGTGATGGAGGTGGTGGCCGGTGCGGCCGAGGGCGAGGAGAGCGCGACCGTCTGCGACCGGCTGGACCTCGGGCGGGTCTGGGGACAGCTCAAGCCGGCCGAGCGCGAGGTGCTCCAACTCGCCTACCTGGACGGCCTGGACACCGCCGAGATCGCCCACGCGCTCGGCCTGTGGCAGGCGACCGTACGCAAGCGACGCTCCCGGGCACTGAGCCGGCTGCGCGGCTGGATGGTGGGGACCGCCGACCCGATGCTCACCGGAGCGGGTCGCCGAGGCGCGGGGGAGAGCAACGATGGCTGA
- a CDS encoding CU044_5270 family protein — protein MAEHHDEQTERLVRRLVEANDPMRGKQIGPPRRSAAELRRLVDQRRVDGRWRATSRPGVRLRLVAPAAAVVLGITALVLVNALPDGAAGRGERTVVAMAVAPAALGLQFPGPADPAAPWLRELAERTAGLEETAGTGRYTYQHSQTWSIEDTGSDPDRANAVIAQDERLWWAEDGSGREEITALPPQAGNTDAAQWLDGPPPGSDANLARTDYRPGEMALVVDDPATDPAVLTRQLSAHEPFSNGPQAVIRAVADLYRFHEMSPALRAAVLNVLTETNGLVYRGRVVDRAGRTGVAVSVDSDAGATRDLAVLDPDTGTLLSYEQVALISPPRSAVRAPAVISYVLYLAHQRTDQLG, from the coding sequence ATGGCTGAGCACCACGACGAACAGACCGAGCGGCTGGTCCGGCGGCTGGTCGAGGCGAACGACCCGATGCGCGGCAAGCAGATCGGGCCGCCGAGGCGCAGCGCGGCCGAGTTGCGGCGGCTCGTCGACCAGCGCCGGGTCGACGGGCGGTGGCGGGCGACCAGCCGGCCCGGCGTACGGCTCCGGCTGGTCGCCCCGGCCGCCGCCGTGGTGCTCGGGATCACCGCGCTGGTGCTGGTCAACGCGCTGCCGGATGGGGCTGCCGGCCGTGGTGAGCGGACCGTGGTGGCGATGGCCGTCGCGCCGGCCGCGCTCGGGCTCCAGTTTCCCGGTCCGGCCGATCCGGCCGCCCCGTGGCTGCGGGAGCTGGCGGAACGGACCGCCGGGCTGGAGGAGACGGCCGGGACCGGGCGCTACACGTACCAGCACAGCCAGACCTGGTCGATCGAGGACACCGGCAGCGACCCGGACCGGGCGAACGCGGTGATCGCCCAGGACGAGCGGCTGTGGTGGGCGGAGGACGGGTCCGGCCGGGAGGAGATCACCGCCCTGCCGCCACAGGCGGGCAACACGGACGCGGCGCAGTGGCTGGACGGGCCGCCACCCGGCTCCGACGCCAACCTCGCCCGCACCGACTACCGCCCGGGGGAGATGGCCCTGGTCGTGGACGACCCGGCCACCGACCCGGCGGTGCTGACCCGACAACTGTCCGCGCACGAACCCTTCAGCAACGGCCCACAGGCCGTGATCCGGGCGGTGGCAGACCTGTACCGATTCCACGAGATGAGTCCCGCCTTGCGCGCCGCCGTACTGAACGTGCTGACCGAGACGAACGGGCTGGTGTACCGGGGGAGGGTGGTGGACAGGGCAGGCAGGACGGGTGTCGCGGTCAGCGTGGACAGCGACGCCGGTGCCACCCGCGACCTGGCCGTGCTGGACCCGGACACCGGCACCCTGCTCAGCTACGAGCAGGTGGCCCTGATCAGCCCGCCGCGTTCGGCCGTACGCGCCCCCGCGGTGATCTCCTATGTGCTCTACCTGGCCCACCAGCGCACCGACCAGCTCGGCTGA
- a CDS encoding S1 family peptidase — MRASLLLARVLFVAGLVAAGLTSPTVATAATGPHYGAAPGATSSAPDGVGVQVVNGRPATENYSFMVYVSGCTGSLINANWAVTAKHCPTPSSVRVGSVNRSSGGTVVSVLRGVNHPTSDVKLLQLASSVSHAPAPIPTTSGAVGTATRIIGWGQTCPTRGCGSAPLVANELDTSIVADSRCSGINGTLEICTNNTNGNAGACYGDSGGPQVRSIGGRWNLIGATSRAGNNNPTCATGPSIYGDLPAIRSWINTQVGGLPS, encoded by the coding sequence ATGAGAGCCTCCCTCCTGTTGGCCCGCGTACTGTTTGTCGCCGGCCTCGTCGCAGCCGGCCTGACCTCGCCAACCGTGGCTACGGCGGCAACCGGCCCGCACTACGGCGCGGCCCCCGGCGCCACCTCGTCCGCCCCGGACGGCGTCGGCGTCCAGGTCGTCAATGGTCGCCCGGCGACCGAGAACTACTCGTTCATGGTGTACGTCTCCGGCTGCACCGGATCGCTGATCAATGCCAACTGGGCGGTCACCGCGAAACACTGCCCGACCCCGAGTTCGGTACGCGTCGGAAGCGTCAACCGCAGCAGTGGCGGCACCGTGGTGAGTGTCCTGCGGGGGGTCAACCACCCGACCAGTGACGTGAAACTTCTACAACTCGCGAGTTCGGTCAGCCACGCCCCGGCGCCGATCCCGACCACCTCCGGCGCGGTCGGTACGGCCACCCGGATCATCGGTTGGGGCCAGACCTGCCCGACCCGCGGCTGCGGTTCGGCCCCCCTGGTCGCCAACGAACTCGACACCTCGATCGTGGCCGACAGCCGGTGCAGTGGCATCAACGGCACGCTGGAGATCTGCACCAACAACACGAACGGCAACGCGGGTGCCTGCTACGGCGACTCGGGCGGCCCGCAGGTACGCAGCATCGGCGGCCGGTGGAACCTGATCGGGGCGACCAGCCGGGCCGGCAACAACAACCCGACCTGCGCCACCGGTCCCTCCATCTACGGTGACCTTCCCGCCATCCGCTCCTGGATCAACACCCAGGTCGGCGGCCTCCCCTCCTGA